A single window of Methanothermobacter marburgensis str. Marburg DNA harbors:
- a CDS encoding tetratricopeptide repeat protein yields the protein MLNVLSIFDSLRDDRSALRHYKKKLHEYQEHEAEVLIDIGVIYLDRGEIERAVGSFEEALETYRKLKFPEGVAYASELLGDSLMAQREFDRAMKCYSESLSIYSEINSKVADELRDKIYEAGKIKEALSSDDTEPEPVKRDSQSTDIQSETQKIFRLADDLMGIIDSFESYGKCWEDRDIDTLNSNLESATIIRDRPTEALLNLLIGRYRMEEGELYDALKFIKRSNRIFRESGDSAGIAVSLVILGVLLFLIDERENLYNVFKEALEIFRALGLEDAEKVTMNIINTLTRT from the coding sequence ATGCTCAACGTTCTCAGTATCTTTGATTCCCTGAGGGATGATAGAAGCGCACTCAGACACTACAAGAAGAAGCTTCACGAGTACCAGGAACATGAGGCCGAGGTTCTCATAGATATAGGGGTCATCTACCTTGACAGGGGGGAAATAGAGAGGGCAGTGGGAAGCTTTGAGGAGGCCCTTGAAACCTACAGGAAACTCAAATTCCCTGAAGGAGTCGCATATGCATCTGAACTCCTTGGGGACTCCCTGATGGCTCAGCGGGAATTTGATAGGGCGATGAAATGCTACTCAGAGTCACTCTCAATATACTCGGAGATCAACAGCAAGGTTGCAGATGAACTGAGGGATAAGATATATGAGGCGGGTAAGATAAAGGAGGCACTGAGTTCAGATGATACTGAACCTGAACCCGTCAAGCGGGATTCACAGTCCACAGACATTCAATCTGAGACCCAGAAAATCTTCAGACTTGCAGATGACCTCATGGGTATCATTGACTCCTTTGAATCATACGGGAAGTGCTGGGAGGACCGTGACATAGACACCCTCAATTCCAATCTGGAGTCTGCCACAATTATACGTGACCGCCCAACGGAGGCCCTTCTCAATCTTCTGATAGGTCGCTACAGGATGGAGGAGGGTGAGCTCTATGATGCCCTGAAGTTCATTAAAAGGTCCAACAGGATATTCAGGGAGAGTGGAGATTCTGCAGGAATTGCAGTATCCCTTGTGATCCTTGGAGTTCTCTTATTCCTTATTGATGAACGTGAAAATCTCTACAATGTATTTAAGGAGGCGCTTGAGATTTTCAGGGCACTTGGACTTGAAGACGCTGAGAAGGTTACAATGAATATCATAAATACCCTCACCAGGACCTGA
- the tgtA gene encoding tRNA guanosine(15) transglycosylase TgtA: MFEIRSKDNLGRTGVLKTEHGEVRTPALMPVIHPGKQTIDVKRFGAEIVITNAYIIYRNPELRDEALRRGVHGLINFDGPVMTDSGSFQLSEYGDVEVENHEIVRFQDEIGTDIGTSLDIPTPPGVSHRRALEEVEITLQRARESLEYRERMMLNAVVQGSTHPDLRRYCASQLAELPVELHPIGAVVPLMESYRYRELVDAVLSSVSELPPSRPRHLMGAGHPMIFALAASMGCDLFDSAAYILYAEDDRLLSTEGTYKLENLQEMPCSCRVCTDYTPSELRGMEAEDRRNLIAEHNLHVSFAEIRKVRQAIYDGSLMELVEERCRAHPRLLEGYRRMSAYVELSERFEPRSKRSAFFYTGPESLGRVEVHRHLQWVKKNLKGRMAIAGPSRKPYSSTLPSSISGFRSMKPQADGEWSVVVADVPFGLIPLELDQVYPLAQSDAPGIMDLEARHFLRELILDLEGDVIISEDLCSELGLQLPHPYSGEVETYVDDLDRIRMIAEYQFGEGAGDALFPDDVRIERSRNTGKIRHIYSGEKLICTMRASDGLFVLSAEGARRLHDGTAYPRCRVAVNEESEPFAREGRSVFAKFIIDCDNNIRAGDEVLIVNAHDELLATGRALLCAEEMMDLNHGQAVKTRKGGF, translated from the coding sequence ATGTTTGAGATAAGGTCAAAGGACAACCTGGGAAGAACTGGTGTACTCAAGACAGAACACGGAGAGGTCAGGACACCGGCGCTGATGCCTGTTATACATCCAGGTAAGCAGACCATTGACGTTAAGAGGTTCGGCGCTGAGATCGTGATAACCAATGCCTACATAATCTACAGGAACCCTGAACTCAGGGACGAGGCACTGCGGAGGGGTGTCCATGGACTCATAAACTTTGACGGACCTGTAATGACGGATTCAGGTTCATTCCAGCTCTCAGAGTACGGCGACGTTGAGGTTGAGAACCATGAAATAGTCCGCTTCCAGGATGAGATAGGAACAGACATAGGGACGTCCCTGGATATACCAACACCGCCTGGTGTGAGCCACAGGAGGGCCCTTGAGGAGGTTGAAATCACACTTCAAAGGGCGAGGGAGTCCCTTGAGTACAGGGAGAGGATGATGCTCAACGCCGTTGTACAGGGATCAACCCACCCTGACCTCAGGAGGTACTGCGCCTCACAGCTTGCAGAGCTCCCGGTGGAGCTCCACCCCATAGGTGCCGTCGTACCTCTCATGGAGTCCTACAGGTACAGGGAGCTGGTTGACGCTGTACTATCCTCTGTTTCAGAACTTCCACCATCAAGGCCAAGGCACCTCATGGGGGCTGGGCATCCAATGATATTCGCCCTCGCTGCCTCCATGGGATGCGACCTCTTTGATTCGGCGGCCTACATACTCTATGCAGAGGATGATCGTCTTCTGAGCACAGAGGGGACATATAAACTTGAGAACCTCCAGGAAATGCCGTGCTCATGCCGGGTATGCACGGATTATACCCCATCTGAGCTCCGCGGGATGGAGGCTGAGGATAGAAGGAACCTCATAGCTGAACACAACCTCCATGTGAGCTTTGCAGAGATAAGGAAGGTCCGCCAGGCAATTTATGATGGGAGCCTAATGGAACTTGTTGAGGAGAGATGCAGGGCACATCCAAGGCTCCTTGAGGGATACAGGAGGATGTCGGCTTACGTTGAACTCTCTGAGAGATTCGAGCCAAGGTCCAAACGCTCAGCATTCTTCTACACTGGACCAGAATCACTGGGGCGTGTTGAGGTTCACAGGCATCTTCAGTGGGTTAAGAAAAACCTGAAGGGAAGGATGGCCATCGCAGGCCCATCAAGGAAACCCTACTCATCCACTTTACCCTCCAGTATCAGTGGTTTTCGCTCAATGAAGCCCCAGGCTGATGGAGAATGGAGTGTTGTGGTTGCAGACGTACCCTTTGGCCTCATACCCCTTGAACTTGATCAGGTCTATCCACTCGCCCAGAGCGATGCGCCGGGTATCATGGATCTGGAGGCCAGGCACTTCCTGAGGGAACTGATACTCGACCTTGAGGGGGACGTGATCATCAGTGAGGACCTCTGCAGTGAACTTGGACTTCAGCTTCCACACCCCTATTCTGGGGAGGTGGAGACCTATGTTGATGACCTTGACCGCATAAGGATGATTGCAGAGTACCAGTTCGGTGAGGGGGCCGGCGATGCCCTTTTCCCTGATGATGTGAGGATTGAGAGAAGCCGTAACACAGGGAAGATAAGGCACATCTACTCAGGAGAGAAACTGATATGCACCATGAGGGCATCTGACGGCCTATTCGTGCTCTCAGCCGAGGGTGCCAGGAGGCTTCATGATGGCACAGCCTACCCCCGCTGCAGGGTGGCCGTGAATGAGGAGTCTGAACCATTTGCAAGGGAGGGCAGGAGTGTATTTGCAAAGTTTATAATTGACTGCGACAATAATATAAGGGCCGGTGATGAAGTTTTAATTGTTAATGCTCATGATGAACTTCTGGCCACAGGCAGGGCACTTCTCTGTGCCGAGGAGATGATGGACCTCAACCATGGTCAGGCAGTGAAAACCAGGAAAGGAGGATTTTAA
- the argJ gene encoding bifunctional ornithine acetyltransferase/N-acetylglutamate synthase has protein sequence MRFIEGGVCAVDGVLAAGCREGKYGVGLIVTRKATAAGVLTSNRVRAEPVKLTEKVLEGGRISAIVANSGNANCFTGRDGMDDALRMARVTAESLQVDAGEVAVASTGVIGRRMPIRKIESLIRMAADQLENSPEASGNLASAIMTTDTFPKEVAVEFQLEGGETARIGAVAKGSGMIAPNMATMLSFITTDVDASPSELREALRRAVDDTFNMLIVDGDESTNDMVIMASTCKSGRIDENFTEALGVVCRELARMMARDGEGATKSFQVDVVNARTREDARRAARAIAGSSLVKTAIFGADPNWGRIVAAAGYSGAEFDPDRISVTLESENGSVGIVEEGDVLAFEGKPELELAERIMGDDEIRITVDLNAGSESATAYGCDLTYDYVRINAEYTT, from the coding sequence ATCAGGTTTATTGAAGGCGGGGTCTGCGCTGTTGATGGAGTGCTCGCTGCAGGTTGCCGCGAAGGTAAATATGGCGTTGGGCTTATCGTCACCAGAAAAGCAACTGCAGCGGGTGTTTTAACATCCAACAGGGTCCGGGCAGAACCTGTTAAATTGACAGAGAAGGTCCTTGAGGGCGGCAGAATTTCAGCCATAGTTGCAAACAGTGGAAACGCCAACTGTTTTACAGGAAGAGACGGGATGGATGATGCCCTCAGGATGGCCAGGGTAACAGCAGAATCCCTGCAGGTGGATGCCGGTGAGGTTGCGGTTGCATCAACTGGCGTTATAGGAAGGAGGATGCCCATCAGGAAGATCGAGTCCCTCATAAGAATGGCTGCAGATCAACTTGAAAACTCCCCGGAAGCCTCAGGGAACCTTGCATCTGCAATAATGACCACAGACACATTCCCCAAGGAGGTTGCGGTGGAGTTCCAGCTTGAAGGCGGTGAGACCGCCCGTATAGGTGCTGTTGCCAAGGGTTCAGGTATGATAGCCCCAAACATGGCCACAATGCTCTCCTTCATAACAACTGATGTTGATGCATCACCTTCAGAGCTCAGGGAGGCCCTCAGGAGGGCTGTTGACGACACCTTCAACATGCTCATAGTGGACGGTGATGAAAGCACCAATGACATGGTTATAATGGCATCAACCTGCAAATCAGGGAGGATAGATGAGAACTTCACTGAGGCCCTTGGGGTCGTCTGCAGGGAACTTGCCCGTATGATGGCACGTGACGGTGAGGGGGCCACCAAGTCATTCCAGGTCGATGTTGTGAATGCCAGGACACGGGAGGATGCAAGGAGGGCCGCCAGGGCAATCGCAGGTTCATCCCTCGTTAAGACGGCAATATTTGGGGCCGACCCCAACTGGGGACGTATAGTTGCGGCTGCAGGATATTCAGGTGCAGAGTTCGACCCCGACAGGATAAGTGTGACCCTAGAATCTGAGAACGGATCTGTGGGAATAGTTGAGGAGGGGGATGTACTGGCCTTTGAGGGCAAACCTGAACTTGAACTTGCAGAGAGGATAATGGGTGATGATGAGATAAGGATAACAGTTGACCTCAACGCCGGCAGTGAATCGGCAACTGCATACGGCTGTGATCTCACCTATGACTATGTGAGGATAAATGCTGAGTATACTACTTAA
- a CDS encoding nascent polypeptide-associated complex protein, which yields MIPGMGMNPKQLKQMQRAMKQMGMDMKDLRGVEEVVIKLKKKEIIIKNPRVNVMDFMGQKTYQVTGKARECDLEAEVKIPDDDIELVMNQTGVSREEATRALQETGGDLAEAIMRLS from the coding sequence ATGATACCGGGCATGGGAATGAACCCAAAGCAGCTGAAACAGATGCAGAGGGCAATGAAGCAGATGGGAATGGATATGAAGGACCTCCGTGGCGTTGAGGAGGTTGTGATCAAACTCAAGAAGAAGGAGATCATAATAAAAAATCCCCGCGTGAATGTCATGGACTTCATGGGCCAGAAGACCTATCAGGTGACCGGCAAGGCCCGTGAATGTGACCTTGAAGCTGAGGTTAAGATACCCGATGATGACATTGAACTTGTCATGAACCAGACCGGTGTAAGCCGGGAGGAAGCCACCAGGGCCCTTCAGGAAACCGGGGGTGACCTGGCAGAGGCCATTATGAGGTTGAGCTGA
- a CDS encoding tRNA (5-methylaminomethyl-2-thiouridine)(34)-methyltransferase MnmD produces the protein MVLTPRDDVLRAVRSYFESERQDGRNRRTEVWRSLSDSFIRTADGSYTLESDSGGEAMHTRSGAITESFEKFVRPSIPPDAEEIRVLDLCSGLGYNTAALLEFTSAGEVTVDMVEVSPETMAAALIVPSPVKSHELVRAAYEDRLMDMGIVSVRASPPLPPEVTLRVHCGDARETLQKLEAEYYDAVFLDAFSPGVSPELYTVEFLSQIARVIKPDGVLATYTSAAPLRSALIDVGFHIGAGPVFGRKSAGTLASMDPSKIKEPLDWRDERMVALSDAGVPYRDPTLSSDGETIIERRRLERMVIRGVTRISSAVKTPIYLGGSVEGDRIGRRVRRNLERMGISDLKGGEALYIICPQLDECVCGCGEERVTTSRERILSMRRRLLEVASFRGMIQENSIW, from the coding sequence ATGGTACTCACACCAAGGGATGATGTTCTGAGGGCGGTTAGAAGTTACTTTGAAAGTGAGCGCCAGGATGGGAGAAACAGGCGCACTGAAGTATGGCGTTCACTTTCAGATAGTTTCATAAGAACCGCTGATGGCTCATACACCCTGGAGTCAGATTCCGGTGGGGAGGCCATGCACACCAGGAGCGGCGCCATAACAGAGTCCTTTGAAAAATTTGTAAGGCCCTCGATACCACCTGATGCAGAGGAAATCAGGGTTCTCGACCTATGTTCTGGCCTCGGGTATAATACAGCGGCGCTCCTTGAATTCACATCTGCCGGTGAGGTTACAGTGGACATGGTGGAGGTCTCCCCTGAGACAATGGCAGCGGCCCTTATCGTCCCCTCGCCGGTAAAATCCCATGAACTTGTCAGGGCTGCCTATGAGGACCGCCTTATGGATATGGGAATCGTCAGCGTAAGGGCATCTCCCCCACTGCCCCCTGAGGTCACCCTGCGGGTTCACTGCGGGGATGCAAGGGAGACGCTCCAGAAACTTGAGGCTGAATACTATGATGCCGTCTTCCTTGACGCATTCAGTCCAGGGGTTTCACCTGAACTCTACACGGTGGAGTTTCTATCACAGATAGCCAGGGTTATAAAGCCAGATGGAGTCCTTGCAACCTACACCTCCGCGGCTCCCCTGAGATCCGCCCTTATAGATGTGGGGTTCCATATTGGGGCCGGCCCGGTATTTGGAAGGAAATCTGCAGGTACACTGGCCTCAATGGATCCCTCAAAGATTAAAGAGCCCCTGGACTGGAGGGATGAGAGAATGGTGGCCCTCAGCGATGCAGGGGTACCCTACAGGGATCCCACACTTTCTTCAGATGGTGAAACCATAATTGAGAGACGTAGACTTGAGCGCATGGTAATTCGTGGTGTTACAAGGATATCATCCGCGGTTAAAACCCCGATCTACCTTGGGGGTTCTGTTGAAGGGGACAGGATCGGGCGCAGAGTCCGGCGGAACCTTGAGAGGATGGGCATATCCGATCTGAAGGGAGGGGAGGCACTCTACATAATATGCCCCCAGCTGGATGAATGTGTATGTGGCTGTGGCGAGGAAAGGGTGACAACCTCCAGGGAAAGGATACTCTCAATGAGGAGGAGACTGCTGGAAGTGGCCAGTTTCAGAGGGATGATACAGGAGAATTCAATCTGGTAG
- the argB gene encoding acetylglutamate kinase, whose protein sequence is MKTVNILVEALPYIKKFHKKKIMIKYGGHAMIDEAAMDSTARDTVLLKYVGMEPVVVHGGGPEISRAMNKMGKEPRFIEGLRVTDEETMEIVKMVLVGKINTSIVSKICYHGGRAIGLSGKDSNLLLAKKRAPHVVKDSETGERREIDLGLVGEIESVDPSIINMLTDNNYIPVISPIGVDRNANTLNLNADTVAGEVAAGIGAEKLIVLTDVPGILEDPSDPDTLIRKVTVDELSDLVKSGIVEGGMLPKTLTCIQAINDGVSSAHIIDGRVEHSLLLEIFTKKGIGTMITK, encoded by the coding sequence ATGAAGACCGTTAACATTCTGGTGGAGGCACTCCCCTACATCAAGAAGTTTCACAAGAAGAAGATAATGATAAAGTATGGCGGCCACGCCATGATAGATGAGGCTGCAATGGACTCGACCGCACGGGATACTGTGCTGTTGAAGTATGTGGGTATGGAGCCGGTGGTTGTCCATGGAGGCGGCCCTGAGATTTCAAGGGCCATGAACAAGATGGGCAAGGAGCCAAGGTTCATAGAGGGCCTCAGGGTTACAGATGAGGAGACCATGGAGATCGTCAAGATGGTTCTTGTGGGTAAGATAAACACGAGCATCGTCTCAAAGATATGCTACCATGGAGGAAGGGCCATAGGACTGTCAGGTAAGGACAGCAACCTTCTCCTTGCAAAAAAGAGGGCTCCACATGTTGTTAAGGATAGTGAAACAGGTGAGAGAAGGGAGATAGACCTTGGACTTGTGGGTGAAATTGAATCAGTGGACCCAAGCATAATCAACATGCTCACAGATAACAACTACATCCCTGTGATATCACCCATCGGTGTTGACAGGAACGCCAACACACTGAACCTCAATGCAGATACGGTTGCAGGTGAGGTTGCAGCGGGTATAGGGGCAGAGAAGCTTATAGTCTTAACAGATGTGCCTGGAATACTCGAGGACCCCTCAGATCCCGACACCCTCATAAGGAAGGTGACTGTTGATGAACTCAGCGACCTTGTAAAGAGCGGTATAGTGGAGGGGGGGATGCTCCCCAAGACACTCACATGCATACAGGCCATAAATGATGGTGTCTCCTCAGCCCATATAATAGATGGAAGGGTTGAGCACTCACTTCTACTTGAAATATTCACAAAGAAGGGAATCGGGACCATGATAACCAAGTGA
- a CDS encoding NYN domain-containing protein gives MRVIIDASNVAHSRKNDDDRPCIENILSAAEELEKLGYEPVIIADASLRHEIDDKEKFRKLLEEGKFQQVPSGTTADHFILKMAEEEDAKILSNDVFREYKDEFQDINSRRIPYTFRDDRILIGTSGKPKKVKNILQKICNEALKEFEKKRIDSYKAKRGKKLSGIAIAKEAIDRISRSQEEGLEPKLEGIFMKLPLFEKFMSMVEEVERTSNYIIFVLVHPRDYREAVKYAGNIAVTVGDRLKLEHAPLVAVRNDLFLKPGTFELNIMYSEDVMEEAPYNVNITINDHDYSFVKKNSRNIASTIAARIGSWRFPIVSVKPSMLLEKPGEFDVVLEKGGND, from the coding sequence TTGAGGGTAATTATAGATGCATCGAACGTCGCCCATTCAAGGAAAAACGACGATGATAGGCCATGCATAGAGAATATACTGTCAGCGGCAGAGGAGCTTGAAAAACTCGGCTATGAACCTGTTATAATTGCCGATGCATCCCTGCGACATGAGATAGATGATAAGGAGAAGTTCAGGAAACTCCTTGAGGAGGGGAAATTCCAGCAGGTTCCCTCAGGTACCACGGCTGATCACTTCATACTCAAGATGGCAGAGGAGGAGGATGCCAAGATACTCTCAAATGATGTATTCAGGGAGTACAAGGACGAGTTTCAGGACATAAACAGCAGGAGGATACCCTACACATTCAGGGATGACAGGATCCTCATAGGGACCTCTGGAAAGCCAAAGAAGGTTAAGAACATCCTCCAGAAAATCTGTAACGAGGCCCTCAAGGAATTCGAGAAGAAGAGGATAGACTCATATAAGGCCAAAAGGGGCAAGAAACTAAGCGGGATAGCCATAGCCAAGGAGGCCATTGACAGAATAAGCAGGAGTCAGGAGGAAGGCCTTGAACCCAAGCTTGAGGGTATATTCATGAAGCTCCCCCTCTTTGAGAAGTTCATGAGCATGGTGGAGGAGGTGGAGCGGACCAGCAACTACATAATATTCGTGCTGGTGCACCCCAGGGACTACAGGGAGGCGGTGAAGTACGCAGGTAACATTGCTGTAACGGTTGGTGACAGGCTCAAACTGGAGCACGCCCCCCTGGTGGCTGTAAGGAACGACCTCTTCCTGAAACCAGGCACATTTGAACTGAACATAATGTACTCTGAGGACGTCATGGAGGAGGCCCCCTACAACGTTAACATAACCATAAATGATCATGATTACAGTTTTGTTAAGAAGAACTCAAGGAACATAGCAAGCACAATCGCAGCCAGGATAGGATCATGGAGGTTCCCCATAGTATCTGTTAAACCCAGCATGCTGCTTGAGAAGCCAGGGGAATTCGATGTGGTTCTTGAAAAGGGAGGCAATGATTGA
- a CDS encoding metallophosphoesterase family protein: protein MVLIAHISDLHVGAPNFKEDILLEAIRQINELKPDATVITGDLTDNGYYLEFLQAAEYLSDLKGPHIFVPGNHDARHVGNETFEDVFRYRKGTFVMDDLTIIGLDSSEPDLDYGKIGRSQQIWMEEELERASERGHFRVIALHHHIIPVPKTGRERNVLADAGDILYSIIRKGADLVISGHKHVPHVWRVEDTFFVTAGTVSSLKLRGKDINSYNTYYITEDSIRIVLNQVQGERIELASHSLRE from the coding sequence ATGGTCTTAATAGCCCATATCTCGGATCTCCATGTGGGCGCACCCAACTTCAAGGAGGACATACTCCTTGAGGCCATAAGACAGATAAATGAGCTTAAACCTGACGCAACCGTTATAACCGGTGACCTTACAGATAACGGCTACTACCTTGAATTCCTGCAGGCCGCCGAGTACCTCAGCGACCTCAAGGGGCCCCACATATTTGTTCCAGGGAACCATGATGCAAGACATGTGGGAAACGAGACCTTTGAGGATGTCTTCAGGTACAGGAAGGGGACCTTTGTGATGGATGACCTCACAATAATAGGACTTGACAGCAGTGAGCCTGATCTCGACTACGGCAAGATAGGGAGGTCCCAGCAGATCTGGATGGAGGAGGAACTTGAGAGGGCCTCAGAGAGGGGACATTTCAGGGTTATAGCCCTCCACCACCACATAATACCTGTTCCCAAGACAGGCCGTGAGAGGAACGTACTTGCAGATGCAGGGGACATACTCTATTCAATAATCAGGAAGGGCGCTGACCTGGTGATATCAGGCCACAAGCATGTCCCCCATGTCTGGAGGGTTGAGGACACTTTCTTTGTAACCGCCGGGACGGTTTCATCCCTTAAACTGAGGGGTAAAGATATTAATTCATATAATACATATTACATTACTGAGGATTCTATAAGAATAGTTCTCAACCAGGTTCAGGGAGAAAGGATTGAACTGGCATCCCACAGCCTGCGGGAATAA
- a CDS encoding HEAT repeat domain-containing protein, whose amino-acid sequence MQRRENVARLIEQLREDDELMRVQVIELLSEIGEPAVEQLIEALDDDNKFVRRGAAAALGKIGDPRSIEPLIEALADENKWVRRDASTALAKMGEEAVEPLLESLSSDDWKIRGAAAWVIGNFRDERAVEPLIELLEDDSGFVRSGAARSLEQIGGERVREAMEKLAETGTGFARKVALSYLETHQEE is encoded by the coding sequence ATGCAGAGGAGAGAAAACGTTGCGAGGCTCATTGAGCAGTTAAGGGAAGACGATGAACTCATGAGGGTTCAGGTTATTGAACTCCTCAGTGAGATAGGTGAACCAGCGGTTGAACAGCTCATTGAGGCCCTCGACGATGATAACAAGTTTGTTAGGAGGGGGGCCGCAGCGGCGCTTGGTAAGATTGGGGATCCCCGGTCCATAGAACCCCTCATAGAGGCCCTGGCCGATGAGAATAAATGGGTTCGAAGGGACGCATCAACTGCCCTTGCAAAGATGGGTGAAGAGGCAGTGGAACCCCTCCTTGAGAGCCTCTCAAGTGACGACTGGAAGATAAGGGGTGCTGCCGCATGGGTCATAGGGAACTTCAGGGATGAGAGGGCTGTTGAACCACTCATTGAACTCCTGGAGGATGACAGTGGCTTTGTGAGAAGTGGTGCTGCAAGGTCACTTGAGCAGATAGGTGGTGAACGGGTGAGAGAAGCGATGGAGAAACTGGCAGAGACCGGGACAGGATTTGCAAGAAAGGTCGCCCTCAGCTACCTTGAAACTCACCAGGAGGAGTGA
- the aksF gene encoding homoisocitrate dehydrogenase encodes MYRITVIPGDGIGKEVMEAALHVLGGLDLELEFVYAEAGNECFMRCGETIPEETVKLVRRSDATLFGAVTTVPGQKSAIITLRRELDLFANLRPVKSLPGVPCLYPDLDFVIVRENTEDLYVGDEEFTADGAVARRIITRSASRRISRFAFEYAKREGWTRVTAVHKANVLKKTDGVFREEFYRVASKYPGMEAEDYYVDATAMYLITQPQEFQVLVTTNLFGDIVSDEAAGLIGGLGLAPSANIGEKNAIFEPVHGSAPQIAGKNIANPTAMILTTTLMLKHLNKTQEAQKIQKALERTLLKGIMTPDLGGNASTMEMAHAIKKELDE; translated from the coding sequence ATGTACAGGATAACAGTTATACCCGGTGATGGTATCGGTAAGGAGGTTATGGAAGCCGCCCTCCACGTTCTTGGAGGACTGGACCTTGAACTGGAATTTGTGTATGCAGAGGCAGGTAATGAGTGCTTCATGAGGTGCGGTGAAACCATACCAGAGGAAACAGTGAAACTCGTCAGAAGGTCCGATGCAACACTCTTTGGTGCAGTTACAACCGTGCCCGGCCAGAAGAGTGCCATTATTACATTGAGGCGTGAGCTTGATCTTTTTGCGAATTTGAGGCCTGTGAAGTCCCTTCCTGGTGTGCCGTGCCTCTACCCTGACCTTGACTTTGTCATAGTGAGGGAGAACACTGAGGACCTCTATGTGGGTGATGAGGAGTTCACCGCTGATGGGGCTGTTGCAAGGAGGATCATAACACGCTCCGCATCCAGGAGGATAAGTCGATTTGCCTTTGAGTATGCTAAGAGGGAGGGGTGGACTCGTGTGACCGCGGTGCACAAGGCAAATGTCCTTAAAAAAACCGATGGGGTGTTCAGGGAGGAATTCTACCGGGTGGCATCAAAGTACCCTGGGATGGAGGCAGAGGACTACTACGTGGACGCCACAGCCATGTACCTCATAACACAGCCCCAGGAATTCCAGGTCCTGGTCACAACCAACCTCTTCGGGGACATAGTCTCAGACGAAGCAGCAGGACTCATAGGAGGACTCGGACTCGCGCCATCAGCAAATATAGGAGAAAAAAACGCAATATTCGAACCAGTCCACGGATCAGCACCCCAGATAGCCGGAAAAAACATAGCAAACCCCACAGCCATGATACTAACAACAACACTCATGCTAAAACACCTAAACAAAACACAGGAAGCACAGAAAATACAGAAAGCACTGGAAAGGACTCTGCTTAAGGGTATAATGACACCGGATCTTGGGGGAAATGCCAGTACCATGGAAATGGCCCATGCCATAAAAAAGGAATTAGATGAATAG